In Blastopirellula sp. J2-11, a single genomic region encodes these proteins:
- a CDS encoding DUF1559 domain-containing protein: MTQRRMLHSGFTLVELLVVIAIIGVLIALLLPAVQQAREAARRAQCQNNLKQLGLALHTYHDTHLKFPPGAVDVNWLSWAVLILPQIEQGPLFDQFNFNAGSYTNTNKYIHGLNRMPMYLCPSSNSEHSLDPSYLNDYTLHYMGVAGPKGTNPATLATYAVEKETSSRGGMATQGMLYIDSDTRFRSITDGTSNTFILGESSWNKKNKFRSWIRGGAYTNTTSGSTYTTNPHLDSTRNVANAINSEYTGGTSPEGWNDVCYGSEHAGGALFLMCDGSGKFVPETIDYGIYLSTASRDGDEVTTAE; the protein is encoded by the coding sequence ATGACCCAACGTCGCATGCTTCATAGTGGCTTTACCCTGGTCGAGTTATTGGTAGTCATCGCCATTATCGGCGTCTTGATCGCTTTGCTGTTGCCGGCAGTGCAACAAGCCCGCGAAGCGGCCCGACGCGCCCAGTGTCAAAACAACCTCAAACAGCTGGGGCTCGCGCTGCATACGTATCACGACACGCATCTGAAATTTCCTCCCGGCGCAGTCGATGTCAATTGGCTTAGCTGGGCCGTACTCATTCTTCCGCAGATCGAACAAGGCCCACTCTTCGATCAATTCAATTTTAACGCAGGATCCTACACCAATACGAACAAGTATATTCATGGATTAAATCGCATGCCGATGTACCTTTGCCCGAGCAGCAACTCCGAGCACAGTCTTGATCCCTCCTATTTAAACGATTACACGCTGCACTACATGGGAGTCGCCGGCCCCAAAGGAACCAATCCCGCGACACTAGCAACCTACGCAGTTGAGAAGGAGACTTCTTCCCGCGGCGGCATGGCGACGCAAGGCATGCTCTACATCGATAGCGACACTCGTTTTCGCTCCATTACCGACGGAACCTCCAACACGTTCATCTTGGGCGAAAGCTCGTGGAACAAAAAAAATAAATTTCGCAGTTGGATCCGAGGAGGCGCCTACACGAATACGACATCCGGCTCCACATACACCACCAATCCACATCTCGACTCCACCCGAAATGTCGCGAATGCGATCAACTCGGAATACACCGGCGGAACAAGTCCCGAAGGCTGGAATGACGTCTGCTACGGCAGCGAACATGCCGGCGGAGCCCTCTTCCTGATGTGCGACGGTTCCGGAAAGTTTGTCCCCGAGACAATCGACTACGGAATCTACCTGTCGACCGCAAGTCGCGACGGCGACGAAGTAACGACAGCCGAATAA
- a CDS encoding efflux RND transporter periplasmic adaptor subunit, with protein MNVPQKTGSGWIWPTVIVVGTLAVTAASSVYWWPLLTQKAEPAADSHAGDAHEDEHDHAHAGHSEGTSIELSANGLKNIGYRPLTLELGTYTRRINLPAMVVERPGRTQIHISSPLTGVISRIYPMQGSAVAPGSPLFEIRLTFEELVTAQSDLIRTAENLEVVNSEIARLTSLTEGIVPGKRILEQEYEKQKLEASLKADRQALLLHGLTQTQVDAITQERRLFQTLTVNAPEHSHEGEACSMDHFFHVQNIAVNVGQQVQAGQLMGIVADHCELYIEGKAFEDDAVRLREAAANGWPVTAELMSGKDEREKIENLQLLYLSDVVDSQSRAFHFYLSLPNDVVTDKAAANGHRYIEWRFKPGQRMEVRVPIAQWKDRLVVPVSAIVEEGAESYVYQQNGDHFDRVPVHVEFRDQESVVVANDGSIFPGDVIAARGAYQIHLAIKNKSGGAVDPHAGHNH; from the coding sequence ATGAACGTTCCCCAAAAAACTGGCTCTGGTTGGATCTGGCCGACGGTTATTGTCGTCGGAACTCTTGCCGTCACGGCGGCTTCTTCTGTTTATTGGTGGCCGCTGCTTACCCAAAAAGCGGAGCCTGCGGCCGATTCGCACGCAGGTGATGCGCACGAGGATGAGCATGACCATGCACATGCCGGCCATTCGGAAGGGACTTCGATTGAGTTGAGCGCCAACGGACTGAAGAACATCGGCTATCGTCCGCTGACGCTGGAACTGGGGACCTATACGCGGCGGATCAATCTGCCGGCGATGGTGGTCGAAAGACCCGGTCGGACGCAGATTCATATCTCTTCTCCGCTGACCGGCGTCATCTCCAGGATCTACCCGATGCAGGGTTCCGCCGTTGCGCCTGGAAGCCCGTTGTTTGAGATCCGGTTGACCTTTGAAGAGTTGGTTACCGCGCAAAGCGATCTAATTCGGACCGCGGAAAACCTGGAAGTGGTGAACAGCGAGATCGCCCGTCTGACGTCGCTGACCGAGGGGATTGTGCCTGGGAAGCGCATCTTGGAACAGGAATACGAGAAGCAAAAACTCGAGGCTTCGCTCAAAGCGGACCGTCAGGCGTTGTTGTTACATGGTTTGACGCAGACGCAAGTCGATGCGATCACGCAAGAGCGACGGCTGTTCCAAACGTTGACGGTCAACGCTCCGGAGCATTCCCACGAAGGGGAGGCCTGCTCGATGGATCATTTCTTCCACGTGCAGAACATCGCCGTCAACGTCGGCCAACAAGTGCAAGCAGGACAGCTGATGGGGATCGTGGCCGATCATTGTGAGTTGTATATCGAAGGAAAAGCGTTTGAAGATGACGCGGTGCGATTGCGTGAAGCGGCGGCCAACGGATGGCCTGTCACGGCCGAATTAATGTCGGGCAAAGACGAACGGGAAAAAATCGAGAACTTGCAATTGCTGTACCTGTCGGACGTGGTCGATTCGCAGTCGCGTGCGTTTCATTTCTATCTAAGTCTGCCGAATGACGTCGTTACGGACAAAGCGGCCGCTAATGGGCATCGCTATATCGAATGGCGATTTAAGCCGGGGCAGCGGATGGAAGTGCGCGTGCCGATCGCTCAGTGGAAAGATCGTCTGGTCGTGCCGGTCTCGGCGATTGTGGAGGAAGGGGCCGAGTCGTACGTCTATCAACAAAATGGCGATCATTTTGATCGGGTGCCGGTGCATGTCGAATTCCGTGATCAAGAATCGGTGGTCGTCGCCAATGACGGATCGATTTTTCCGGGCGACGTGATCGCGGCTCGCGGCGCGTACCAAATTCATCTGGCGATCAAAAACAAGTCTGGCGGCGCGGTCGATCCGCATGCAGGACACAATCACTAG
- a CDS encoding sodium:solute symporter family transporter, with the protein MPSILDIAIVLVYLIATIGVGLACRGRQQNDDDYFTAGGGFSQVFGALLVGLSIAATFFSGISLLAYPSVAYNNGPGIAIAALAIPLAGLPVLFWFLPKFLQHSGREPYGLIETQFGYPTRALASIMFILLRLGWMGTLIYAPTAALMAAFQLSQDWFWPIILTIGLSSTLYSAWGGLRGVIVTDAIQFLVLILGILWPIAHVFTHLPVSVFDFWSNMESSGEWVTLNTSIDMTDKRTVWSLLAGFFVSNVGIYMADQMSLQRYLASGTLRSARRAFVVNIVGVMVVTLLLTMLGVAMAAWYSQALQIAPEKVDDVFPRFVATILPPGAAGLIFAAILAATMSSMTSGVNSLAAAISLDFARHFNRDRTPQQALQFARRLSVTIGLLATATAGVVRHLGTIFDIAQSVIGVFLGPLLICMSFAVFQVRVSQKSMILGMLSGTLAGWVIIFSPCDSLWVAPFSAITSAAIALCGNLFRKGESADQNKTAHHTKRGESITIASENKP; encoded by the coding sequence ATGCCTTCTATTCTCGACATTGCGATTGTACTTGTTTACCTGATCGCCACGATTGGCGTCGGCTTGGCTTGTCGAGGACGGCAACAAAACGATGATGACTATTTCACCGCAGGCGGAGGCTTCTCTCAGGTATTCGGCGCTTTGCTAGTCGGCTTGAGCATTGCCGCGACGTTCTTTAGCGGAATCAGTTTGCTTGCCTATCCGAGCGTCGCCTACAACAACGGACCGGGAATCGCCATCGCCGCATTGGCGATTCCACTTGCTGGCCTGCCGGTTCTGTTTTGGTTTCTCCCCAAATTCCTTCAGCACAGTGGACGCGAGCCGTATGGCTTGATCGAAACCCAATTCGGTTATCCAACGCGAGCGCTCGCATCAATCATGTTTATCCTGCTCCGCTTGGGCTGGATGGGAACGCTGATCTATGCTCCGACTGCAGCGCTGATGGCGGCGTTTCAACTTTCGCAAGACTGGTTCTGGCCCATCATTTTGACCATCGGGCTCAGCAGCACGCTCTATTCGGCTTGGGGTGGACTGCGCGGCGTCATCGTCACCGATGCGATTCAGTTTCTCGTCTTGATCCTTGGCATCCTATGGCCGATCGCCCATGTATTTACCCATCTGCCGGTGAGCGTTTTCGACTTCTGGTCGAACATGGAATCCTCCGGCGAATGGGTCACGCTCAACACTTCAATCGACATGACCGATAAACGCACGGTCTGGTCGCTACTGGCCGGTTTCTTCGTATCGAACGTTGGGATCTACATGGCGGATCAGATGTCGCTGCAGCGTTATCTGGCCTCGGGAACCTTGCGTTCCGCCCGCCGAGCGTTTGTGGTCAATATTGTCGGCGTGATGGTCGTAACGCTCTTGCTTACGATGCTCGGCGTCGCTATGGCGGCTTGGTACAGCCAGGCGTTGCAGATCGCGCCGGAAAAGGTAGACGACGTATTTCCTCGCTTCGTCGCGACCATCCTGCCGCCGGGCGCCGCCGGTTTAATCTTCGCGGCAATTCTAGCGGCGACCATGAGCAGCATGACCAGCGGCGTCAACTCACTAGCGGCGGCGATCTCGCTCGACTTCGCTCGTCACTTCAATCGCGATCGCACTCCTCAACAGGCGCTGCAGTTCGCACGTCGACTCAGCGTGACGATCGGCTTGCTCGCCACGGCGACCGCCGGCGTCGTGCGCCATTTGGGAACAATTTTTGACATCGCGCAATCGGTGATCGGCGTCTTCCTGGGACCGCTGCTGATCTGCATGTCGTTTGCGGTGTTTCAAGTGCGCGTCAGTCAGAAAAGCATGATCCTTGGCATGCTGTCAGGCACGCTCGCCGGTTGGGTGATCATTTTCTCTCCCTGCGATAGCCTGTGGGTCGCTCCCTTCTCGGCGATCACCAGCGCGGCAATTGCGCTCTGCGGCAACCTGTTTAGGAAAGGAGAGTCGGCCGATCAGAACAAGACCGCTCACCACACGAAACGGGGTGAATCCATCACCATCGCATCGGAAAACAAGCCATGA
- a CDS encoding GntR family transcriptional regulator — protein MASFEALIQGPTGIALRDSSGQPKYEQLRDFVAQQIEQGQLPAGEALPPEARISETLGIARSTVRQALSTLEREGLIRRIHGKGTFIHEQARQRLQKGQDLFALIIPETSAGFYPSLQMSFEEAAAGFHNQVIICNSNNEIDKQGNSILQLMDLNVAGVAIVPTTNPPTPAFHVRQLRERGIPVVCCSRPIEGVQAPLLSIPFEEVGSEAGKLIREAGHQHVLFLTGTKSDAGTAYEIGFRQALGPRVQVETYYGTNPNPDVTIQEAELAAELERQFAQPAPPTAIFASFDSLAELAFVLLSRLGLRVPEDVSLVGFGGSRRQGALTSRLTSITVDEAKMGHEAIELLEQMRAGALPLTCHEVRMMPLGVSEGRTLSHPKKKSELLT, from the coding sequence ATGGCAAGTTTTGAAGCTCTCATTCAGGGACCGACCGGAATTGCGTTACGCGATTCAAGTGGTCAGCCGAAGTACGAGCAACTCCGAGACTTTGTCGCTCAGCAGATTGAACAGGGACAGCTTCCGGCAGGGGAAGCGCTTCCTCCCGAGGCGCGCATTTCGGAAACTCTCGGTATTGCTCGCAGCACGGTGCGCCAAGCACTTTCGACTCTGGAGCGAGAAGGGCTCATTCGCCGCATCCACGGCAAAGGAACCTTTATTCATGAACAAGCGCGGCAGCGTCTCCAGAAGGGGCAGGACCTGTTCGCGCTGATCATTCCGGAAACGTCCGCTGGTTTCTATCCTTCACTACAGATGAGTTTTGAAGAAGCTGCCGCCGGATTTCACAACCAAGTGATCATCTGCAACTCCAATAATGAGATCGATAAACAAGGAAACTCGATCCTGCAATTGATGGACTTGAACGTCGCCGGCGTCGCAATTGTTCCGACGACCAATCCGCCGACCCCGGCGTTTCATGTTCGCCAACTTCGCGAACGCGGCATCCCCGTCGTTTGCTGCTCTCGTCCGATCGAAGGAGTGCAAGCTCCGCTGCTTTCCATTCCGTTCGAGGAAGTCGGCAGCGAAGCCGGCAAATTGATTCGTGAAGCGGGTCATCAACACGTCTTGTTTCTAACCGGTACAAAATCGGACGCAGGCACCGCCTACGAAATCGGCTTTCGACAGGCGCTGGGCCCTCGGGTTCAGGTGGAGACCTATTATGGAACCAACCCCAATCCGGACGTCACCATCCAAGAAGCGGAACTAGCGGCGGAACTGGAACGCCAATTCGCCCAGCCAGCGCCGCCGACGGCGATCTTCGCCTCCTTTGATTCCCTCGCCGAACTTGCCTTCGTGCTGCTCAGTCGTCTCGGATTGCGCGTGCCGGAAGATGTCTCTCTGGTCGGATTTGGCGGTTCTCGCCGACAAGGCGCATTGACCAGTCGACTGACGTCGATCACGGTCGACGAAGCGAAGATGGGCCATGAGGCGATTGAGCTCTTGGAACAAATGCGGGCAGGAGCACTTCCCCTGACTTGCCATGAAGTTCGCATGATGCCGCTAGGAGTCAGCGAGGGACGCACACTAAGCCATCCCAAGAAAAAGTCGGAGCTGCTGACGTAG
- a CDS encoding sialidase family protein: MLSRLGVLFPTTLLLVGLSFVQVPSLQADEPQAELAKGVELTQLKKIWSQGRHNAFTDLVRFHDKWFCAFREGEKHVSADGSLRILVSSDGEKWESAALVSMPGLDLRDAKICVTPDDQLMLCGAAVTQPPHEKSHQTYVWFSKDGASWTQPHAIGDKNYWIWRIVWSDGAAYAVGYQTGVGSRAERTKRGNIRLYKSEDGETFETLVKDLGVRSAPNESSLLFLEDGTALCVVRRDGEPDATAVLGASKAPYTHWDWKSLGVRVGGPQILQLPDGQLVVSGRRYLGKAKTALWRLDPAKSSLQELAVLPSGGDTSYPGLVFHDGQLWVSYYSSHEGKTSIYLAQLILSPSN; the protein is encoded by the coding sequence ATGCTCTCTCGCCTAGGTGTGCTGTTTCCAACGACCTTGCTTCTCGTTGGCCTGTCATTCGTCCAGGTTCCTTCCTTACAAGCGGATGAGCCGCAAGCGGAACTCGCCAAAGGGGTGGAGTTAACGCAACTGAAAAAGATTTGGAGCCAAGGAAGGCACAACGCATTCACCGATCTGGTGCGATTTCATGACAAGTGGTTTTGTGCTTTTCGTGAGGGCGAGAAACATGTTTCGGCGGACGGCTCGCTCCGTATCTTGGTTTCTTCGGATGGTGAAAAATGGGAATCAGCGGCGCTGGTTTCGATGCCGGGGCTCGACCTGCGAGATGCGAAGATTTGCGTGACGCCGGACGATCAATTGATGCTCTGCGGCGCTGCGGTGACGCAACCTCCGCACGAAAAATCGCATCAGACATACGTTTGGTTCTCCAAAGATGGAGCGAGTTGGACGCAACCGCACGCAATCGGTGACAAGAACTATTGGATCTGGCGGATCGTCTGGTCAGACGGCGCGGCCTATGCGGTGGGGTATCAAACCGGTGTCGGCAGTCGCGCCGAGCGAACAAAGAGGGGGAACATTCGCTTGTACAAGAGCGAGGATGGAGAAACGTTTGAGACGCTGGTCAAAGACCTTGGGGTGCGGAGCGCTCCGAACGAAAGCAGCTTGTTGTTTTTGGAAGATGGCACGGCGCTTTGCGTGGTGCGAAGAGATGGGGAGCCAGATGCGACCGCCGTCCTTGGCGCCTCCAAGGCTCCGTATACGCATTGGGATTGGAAAAGCTTAGGCGTACGGGTCGGTGGTCCGCAGATCTTGCAATTGCCCGATGGTCAACTGGTGGTGTCTGGCCGCCGATATCTCGGAAAGGCGAAAACCGCTCTCTGGCGACTCGATCCCGCCAAGTCTTCGTTGCAAGAATTGGCGGTGCTTCCCAGCGGAGGCGACACCAGTTATCCCGGACTGGTTTTTCATGATGGACAACTCTGGGTCAGCTATTACTCCTCCCATGAAGGCAAGACGAGCATTTACCTGGCGCAGTTGATATTGTCGCCGAGCAACTAA
- a CDS encoding purple acid phosphatase family protein has translation MTIIRVLLSCAFALLVIHPAALAHEGDDDHTHAPIAVKPAEMYQPTAMPDRIVLSWDGDPQTTQAVNWRTSTAVDVGLAEIAVAEAGPGFPDKATQYKAISEALKTDLNTAHFHSVSFQDLQPGTRYAYRVGDGVNWSEWFQFSTASEKPEPFSFIYFGDAQNNLRSMWSRVIREAYRDAPKAAFLLHAGDLVNRCESDAEWGEWFGAGSWLNAMIPSVAVPGNHEQAKTAGGDRQLSPHWRPSFTFPQNGPRGLEESCFTLVYHNLRIIALNSNELQEEQAVWLEGVLASNKSQWVVCTFHHPIYSTGKGRDNASLRAIWKPIFDKYKVDLVLQGHDHTYGRTGFAVPGVDVPESDYSSFGAADDLAKEQGVQVGTVNIPTGVQNVDKENGTVYVVSVSGPKMYPNTRWPFMERLGEDTQLYQVIHIDGATLRFEARTAIGELYDAFELHKQANGEINQLVEIEVETPQNLRTPTK, from the coding sequence ATGACGATTATTCGAGTGCTGCTCTCTTGCGCGTTTGCTCTGCTTGTGATCCATCCAGCGGCGTTGGCCCATGAAGGAGATGACGACCATACGCATGCTCCGATCGCCGTCAAACCGGCGGAGATGTACCAGCCGACCGCGATGCCTGATCGGATTGTGTTGAGCTGGGACGGCGATCCGCAAACGACTCAAGCGGTGAACTGGCGCACTTCGACGGCGGTCGATGTCGGATTGGCCGAGATTGCCGTTGCCGAAGCGGGGCCTGGTTTTCCCGACAAAGCGACCCAGTACAAAGCAATCTCGGAAGCATTGAAGACCGATCTCAACACCGCGCATTTTCACAGCGTCAGTTTCCAGGATTTGCAACCGGGAACTCGCTACGCCTATCGCGTGGGGGATGGCGTGAATTGGAGTGAGTGGTTTCAGTTTTCGACCGCGTCCGAAAAACCAGAGCCGTTCTCATTTATTTACTTTGGCGATGCGCAAAATAATCTTCGCTCGATGTGGTCGCGCGTCATTCGCGAGGCCTATCGCGACGCTCCCAAAGCCGCCTTCTTGCTGCATGCCGGCGATCTGGTCAATCGTTGCGAATCAGATGCCGAGTGGGGAGAATGGTTTGGGGCCGGATCTTGGCTCAATGCGATGATTCCCAGCGTTGCAGTTCCCGGTAATCATGAGCAGGCCAAAACCGCTGGCGGCGACCGTCAACTGTCTCCACATTGGCGCCCTAGTTTCACGTTCCCGCAGAACGGACCTCGCGGGCTCGAGGAGAGTTGCTTCACCCTGGTTTATCACAATCTGCGGATCATCGCGCTGAACAGTAACGAACTGCAAGAAGAGCAAGCGGTCTGGCTAGAAGGGGTATTGGCCAGCAATAAATCGCAGTGGGTCGTTTGCACCTTTCACCATCCGATCTACTCGACCGGCAAGGGACGCGACAACGCCTCGTTGCGTGCGATTTGGAAGCCGATCTTTGATAAGTACAAAGTCGATCTGGTGCTGCAGGGACATGATCATACCTACGGTCGAACGGGATTTGCTGTACCTGGCGTTGATGTGCCGGAGAGCGACTATTCCAGCTTTGGCGCCGCCGACGATCTGGCGAAAGAGCAGGGAGTGCAAGTGGGGACGGTAAATATTCCGACCGGCGTGCAAAACGTCGACAAAGAGAACGGTACGGTCTACGTCGTTTCAGTGAGCGGTCCCAAGATGTACCCCAACACGCGTTGGCCGTTTATGGAACGCTTGGGTGAAGATACGCAGTTGTATCAAGTCATCCACATAGACGGAGCAACGCTTCGCTTTGAGGCCCGCACCGCGATCGGCGAATTGTACGACGCTTTTGAGTTGCATAAGCAAGCCAACGGTGAGATCAATCAGTTGGTCGAGATCGAAGTAGAAACCCCGCAAAACCTGCGCACGCCGACGAAGTAA
- a CDS encoding N,N-dimethylformamidase beta subunit family domain-containing protein produces MPDDPSAKLPRRQFLQGAIAATTLAAGVGEARSVLAADANSTPDRIRAENALPGADDWQLTRVRVDGDGFRSPWIEGYCSRQSVLLGESIDILVSTNPTRSFRLELFRMGYYGGSGARLMKTIGPLESETEPTPTPGEKNLHECRWKSTVRLSIPTHWTSGVYLGRLTTVPEPGEAYWQSYVIFVVRDERPADILFQVSDNTWQAYNRWPNNYSIYTHPKGTQGPWANVSFDRPYGREAQHQGVVNDPRTVGSGEFLPFEFPLAYWLEQHGYDVSYCSNSDMLTPDRGLRCKSFISVGHDEYWDLRQFRSVEKMRDHGVNLLFLSGNSICWVTPFQESSSGAANRIISRGGPYGASNDYAVGREQDHGPFPHRGPDEGLLMGARNVEPVNGGGDWIVTQSQHWMFAGTGVQQGESIPGLVGWEYHGQPADIPGLQVVGAGTAWQGGVNPQQWTATIYPGPQGNFVFNAATIFWAQGLSSPPGHVLPWSHWSRPHGPDARVQQMTHNLLKRAIST; encoded by the coding sequence ATGCCTGACGATCCTTCGGCCAAGTTGCCCCGCCGCCAGTTCTTGCAAGGAGCGATCGCCGCGACCACCTTGGCCGCCGGAGTCGGCGAAGCTCGCTCGGTTCTCGCTGCGGACGCCAACTCGACGCCAGATCGGATTCGCGCCGAAAACGCGCTGCCCGGCGCCGACGATTGGCAATTGACGCGCGTCCGCGTCGATGGCGACGGCTTTCGCTCACCCTGGATCGAAGGGTACTGCTCGCGGCAAAGCGTCCTGCTTGGCGAGTCGATCGACATTCTGGTTTCGACCAACCCTACCCGCTCGTTTCGACTCGAACTGTTTCGCATGGGTTACTACGGCGGCTCCGGCGCTCGGCTCATGAAGACGATCGGTCCGCTGGAAAGCGAAACCGAGCCCACCCCAACGCCTGGCGAAAAAAATTTGCACGAGTGCCGTTGGAAATCGACGGTTCGGCTATCGATTCCCACTCACTGGACCAGCGGCGTTTATCTCGGTCGCCTGACTACCGTTCCCGAACCCGGCGAAGCGTATTGGCAAAGCTATGTCATCTTTGTCGTGCGCGACGAGCGCCCGGCCGACATCCTTTTTCAAGTCAGCGACAACACCTGGCAAGCCTACAATCGCTGGCCCAACAACTACTCGATCTATACGCACCCGAAAGGAACTCAGGGACCATGGGCCAATGTTAGTTTTGACCGACCTTATGGACGCGAAGCGCAACACCAAGGCGTCGTGAACGATCCCCGCACCGTCGGTTCCGGCGAGTTCCTGCCGTTCGAGTTCCCGCTGGCCTATTGGCTCGAACAGCATGGCTACGACGTTTCGTACTGCTCCAACAGCGATATGCTCACGCCGGACCGTGGACTGCGGTGCAAGTCGTTCATTAGCGTCGGTCACGACGAGTATTGGGACCTGCGGCAGTTTCGCTCGGTCGAGAAGATGCGCGACCACGGCGTCAATCTGCTCTTTCTGTCAGGCAATTCGATCTGTTGGGTGACGCCGTTTCAGGAAAGCAGCAGCGGCGCGGCCAACCGGATCATCTCTCGCGGCGGTCCTTACGGAGCCAGCAACGATTACGCAGTCGGTCGCGAGCAAGACCATGGCCCCTTTCCGCATCGCGGCCCCGACGAAGGTTTGCTCATGGGGGCGCGAAACGTTGAACCGGTCAACGGCGGCGGAGACTGGATCGTCACCCAATCGCAGCACTGGATGTTCGCCGGAACCGGCGTCCAGCAAGGCGAAAGCATTCCGGGACTGGTCGGCTGGGAGTATCACGGGCAACCGGCTGATATCCCGGGCTTGCAAGTGGTTGGCGCCGGCACCGCTTGGCAAGGAGGCGTCAATCCTCAGCAATGGACAGCGACCATCTACCCCGGTCCCCAAGGCAACTTCGTCTTCAACGCGGCCACCATTTTTTGGGCGCAGGGTCTTAGTTCTCCGCCGGGACACGTGCTTCCCTGGTCGCACTGGAGTCGTCCTCACGGCCCTGACGCACGCGTTCAACAAATGACGCACAACTTGCTAAAACGAGCGATCAGCACTTAA
- a CDS encoding acyltransferase, producing the protein MSDSPSPVRLGLRAEIDQNVMLGYVYPGWSGPTVLGDDAVVRMGSVIYADTQIGDRFTCGHNVVIRACCTIGDNVVVLHQSTLEGNLSIGDGVKLMAHVYVSSTTKIESLVFVGPGTTFLNDKYPMRQRAPVQGAIVKEGAAIGGGVTVCPGVTIGEGAFVGAGTLVNRDVPPRMLAYGVPMRLRELPADLPEVNDSELLLNSSDLWGRSRGTSADFD; encoded by the coding sequence ATGAGCGATTCTCCGTCGCCGGTTCGGCTTGGGCTTCGAGCTGAGATCGATCAAAACGTCATGCTGGGATATGTCTATCCCGGTTGGTCGGGGCCGACGGTCCTGGGGGATGACGCCGTCGTGCGAATGGGAAGCGTTATCTATGCCGATACGCAAATCGGCGATCGTTTTACGTGTGGGCACAACGTCGTGATCCGCGCTTGCTGCACCATCGGCGATAATGTAGTGGTGCTGCATCAATCGACATTGGAGGGAAATCTTTCGATCGGCGACGGCGTGAAGTTGATGGCCCATGTCTATGTCTCGAGTACGACCAAGATCGAGAGTCTGGTTTTTGTTGGACCAGGGACGACCTTTTTGAATGACAAGTATCCGATGCGTCAACGTGCGCCGGTGCAGGGGGCCATCGTGAAAGAAGGGGCGGCGATCGGCGGAGGAGTGACTGTTTGCCCCGGCGTAACAATTGGCGAAGGGGCGTTTGTGGGGGCCGGAACGCTGGTGAATCGCGACGTCCCGCCGCGGATGCTCGCCTATGGGGTCCCGATGCGACTGCGCGAGCTGCCTGCGGATTTGCCGGAAGTCAATGATTCGGAGCTTCTGCTCAACTCGTCCGATCTATGGGGACGCAGCCGAGGCACGTCGGCGGACTTCGATTAG